The Hydra vulgaris chromosome 05, alternate assembly HydraT2T_AEP genome includes the window atatatatatatatatatatatatatatatatatatatatatatatatatatatatatatatgtatatatatatatatgtatatatatatatatatatatatatatatatatatatatatatatatatatatatatatatatatatatatatatatatatataactttatatatagttGTAGTGTTTTTAAACCACAttgcttttgtattttttagaaaaatatatagaaatgtCATCAGCAGCTTTTGCTTCAACTGGCAATAGAAGGGAATCAATTACACAAGCTTCTGTTCAAAAAATGTTAGACGAAAATACAGCTCTTATTCATGCCATAATAGAATATCAAAATCAAGGCAATGCTCATGAATGTGTTCAATACCAACAGCTACTGCACAgaaatttaatctttttggcAACACTTGCTGACTCTACAATAAATCAGcagcaacagcaacaacaacagcaacaacagcagcagcagcagcagcaaCCACCACCACCACTATTACAACATTCTCAACAAGTGCAACCACAACAGCCACCGCATATCCAACAATCAACTGGATCAATTTCATCTCAACAACAACAAGTGCATCAACAGCAGCAAATGCAACATTATCAACATGCATTTCAACATCAGCAAATGCAGCAGCAGCAGCATCAACAGCAGATGCAGCAGCACATGCAACAACAGCTGCTGAGAACTAACGCATTAAACAATCAAATGAATAATGTAACATATTAAAAGTCATTATAAAGTTaacatattagtatttatttttaccaCTATCCATACTCTCAAGTTCGGCGTTATCTTATGTTggaatttttaaactttttaactgcCTTACCGATTCtgaataaattttctaaattcaaattaatttatttgtttttgtttttttcgaaTAATGTTAGAAGAAATCTAAAGAAAGACGACTGGAaggagaaaattttttagaaaagcaGGTTTATGCAAAAACAAGGATACAGAGGTGGAGCAATAAAGAAGCTTGACTTCTATATGTTGACACAAGCAATTACGTAGATTGAGTATAACAAGCGTAAATAGAATTATCGtgtttaacttataaaaaagagtAAACACTCATTTTAAACGATCACGGTATTTAGGTCGCTCTTTAAAGTAAGTATAAAGATAAAAGGTACTATTTTTTtctatcagaaataaaaatatactttcatttgtgtatttttttttattatctttttttttgttcttttttttttatatacaaaatataacgaGTGTTCGCCTAAAATTAGGAATAGGCcatatcattaatattaaatattattttatatacaataggttttaaaaaagaccATTGGagacttgataaaaaaatgtttattgattttttttccttcaaCAACAATAGTCTATTCCAGGGCCGTAGCAACCGGGGGGGGGGAGCAGGGGCATTACCCCCCCCAcccacccccccccccccacccccacatactaatttttcaaataaatagttttaaaaaaattgactgaaaaaatgactgaaaaaaaaaggtccttaaaacTATTTCGGGGCCCCTTAATCCAGCGTTACCCccctaatataatttttgttcctacgGGCCTGTATTCAACTATTGAGTTGGTATAAATTTTCTGCTACAAATTAATCCTTTAATAGTTGACCGAAAATCCTCAATTGGCCTTGATTCAGGAACATTAATTTGATTATCTTTTTGGCACAAATtacattttcttcttttaagtaatttttgaacaaatttaatataataagaaGAAGCAAGATCTAGTCAAAACACATGGCTTGTTGCAATTATTGTTCTCTTATAAAAGGCGATCAAATATAGTATTTTGGTCACATTGCCCTGTgtgtcttaataaaaaaaaaattagtataactaattttttttttattaagacacACAGGGCAATGTGACCAAACAGtgaatgtttcttttttaatgacaGGGCTTAATTTTacctataaaaattttttttgtttttgttgttgctatatttaaaaatgtaccaAAACCATATAGGGGCTATTCAAATAATACGTGACACTCTTATATGGGGTGGAGGTGTTTGAAAGTGTCACCAAATATCACATGGGAGAGGGGATGGTTAGCCACAGTGTGACatgacaaaatatataaaatttaaattctaatcaCAGCGGAATAGTAAACCTTTAGCATAAAAGTACAAACTCATAgatatatttgttgaaaaataatgtCACGTTTCAAATAGGGCGGGGAgagattgtttaaaatgttacatataCAAAGAAGGGAGtcaaaaaacagcaaaaaagtGTTTCTTTGTATTTGAATTGCCCCATATTGCATTAACatgcaattacttttaaaagtaataggATATATAGCATAAACATTCTTTCAATCTATTTTGAGTATCtattagcaaaataattattaattggATTAAAAATGGAACAAATAGGAGTCGGttggttttttaaatgagatagcgattattaacaaaatgctacacatctattattttaaatataaatattacaagcACTCATTAAGAAATAAATCGGGCATATTTATTCAAATCCAAATGggtaatataaaatgtattatcCTTGGCTTATATAAGATAATTATTCGGCTTCCTGTATGATGCCATCAGTGAATGCCCATTAGTTTTATtcaaccctaaccctaaactTGCAGCGAACCTTATTTGTAAACATTACTGGCTAAATAAACTAGCTAAAATATGCAGAAAACTAGCatttgaaagaacttttttatttatttttaatataaaaagaaaaagaaaaacaacatgaaattaatattttgagttttttggcGCCCATACCGGTCCTATAGTACCAAAAAAGGTCTAGGTTCACCCCTGATCAGATCATGCAACTTATCTTGCATTGCTTCAGGAAGTTGAAATAAAGtactttagttaattttaagttataaaatttcacGTTCATAAAATAATGGAGGTGCTAAactaaagtgtttttttttaacttcttgtTTTCATTCTTACTTCTCATACCCTTAGGTATAAGAAAACATCAtgataattgttaaattttcttttaagtgGTCTTGTTTTATCATATTATTGACTTGaatcaaaaacacttttatttgcaataggGAATGACAGTTTcatcaaataaagaaattgcttCAATAAATTCAAGAAATACATTTGATTGCATTCTAGTATATTTGaaactatttataaacaaaatttctatTGTCAGAAATACAAGGAACATTTTGAAAACATAAGCAAAAGTTCAACAACTTTTCCATAACATACTATGAAAAatacattgtattttttataatatgttatggaaaatgtttcaattgtattaattaataaaagttgagtttgaattaaaactcaacttttattaatttataacttgttttttgtaatttttttttcagtgatatttcagattgaaaatttatggtaCCATACTTGCACGaataaaaacatgatttttatatttgatggATAGCATAAAGTTATTTCTGTGAATCAGGTACATGcagtataaaaaagtttgactCTTTGACAGAGCAAgtattaattaaatcataacAACAAGTATTGTAGTAGGTTTTCTAGACACCAAATACAGTATAATCTAATAGCTGCAACCAGTGTGAAAAATATGCTTTCATCTCAAGAGTTGTAATACTATTTTCAACAGcaatagataataattttacTGAATTGTGAAAAGCACTATCACTCCATTTGGACTAACTGGTGGATCAAGAAACTTTATATGGAATTTCTGCTCTTGCAATAACAAACTACACCAATGAGatttcatataaatatacaaaaaaaagaaactttatatGGAATTTCTGCTCTTGCAATAACAAACTACACCAATGAGATTTCATAtagatatacaaaaaaaaaaagatctaccaaaacaatttaaactataacataatatgtttattatttgcaaataacaatattatttaccAAGAAATTAggctttaaaaacaattttaaagcctaatttttttaataatttaaattatccaTAGATATTAATATCTCCtgataattgaaataattaaaaacagagcattattattcaaaataatcttaatattgTTATACCTTTAATAcctttgaataattaaaattatcgAAAAACATAGCATCATTATTCaaagtaagtttaatatttagtctataatactttttaactttaatagcCTGATTACTCAGAGATAATTTTTGCATTattgtattttgaaataatctttgtctcatttataaattaaagaaaaaaaaaaaagatttgaaaaactaattaattgaTTACATATTTTTGTGAATATTGTATCTATATTAggacaaatattttttctatcacacagagagagtgagagagtgaatctctctctctctttatgcTAGTTATGCAAGTTAAAGTTActtcaataatattattgtatatatttttgtataatatagtaTAGATAGTATAGTATAGATACAACCATAAGTTAATATAGTATGGATACATCATTATGATGTATCCTTTATCCTTATGATGTATCATTATGATGTATCATTATTATGATGTATCATTATGATATGATGATCATATAGAATTGATGTATGACAATAACtagttattaagttaatttatttaataagttattggCATACTGCAAaattatatgatatattttattggcaataacaaacaaaatctgaaatcttttataataataaaaacgccatttttaaatattattagatgATTTAAAGTTACGCCAAAGTTAAGTCAGAAAATAGCAGACGTAACTTTTCTTGCGTAAAGTTTGCTCAGCACTTTTTAGGAAAATGTTGTGGATACcgttttttagactttttattaagtaataacttacgtaaaaacttaagaattaaaagtttttgtttacgcAAGGTTTGTTAATACCACTTAGCGTAACTTTGAACTTAAGCAAAACTTACACAAACTTTACGCAAATTTTGGACTTACGAAAGTGTTGTGAAACCCTGGCTTTTAACGGCACTGATTTTAAGCCAAAATCTGTAACGATCACATTGGTACAAAACCTcaaaatgttgtatatataataatttgaaattttcaaaacatttaataatttaaaaaaaaaaatcaattttacagTTCATATAGGGTCGTTTCCACACTTACCGTgagtttaacaaaagttataataatatattagattactcaaaaagtagaaatgcattagaaataaatttttgcagCCGTCAATGTAATACGATAAgggttagtttaaaattattctcactctgaaatttaaatcaataatgtACTTACTTTAATCAATCTTTTAAAGCGCAGTTTTCCATACTTATCGTAAGTGTTTCACACTTATCGTATATATTGTCGGCACTTATCGTACATCTTAAAATCTACTTTAGTGTCTGGTTTAAAATGCGCTCGCTGTTTCGAATGAAAATTTAATGcattgataacattttataaaacgttcttaggtataaaattaaaaaataagacttaaataaaattaatgtttattaccAAATAAACACtaattatatagtaataaaaacattattatgaattaaaattaaagattttaaagcaTTTCTATTACTTTAGTATGCTTATCCTTTAAGTTAAACTGGAAAGGATAGAGTTTCATCATAATTATCTAagtcttattttataattattatgaaCATTTAAATGGAACTCGTTTTCTGActctttttcaacttttttttaagttttttagttttttcactaTAGCCaattgtttctttcttaatCATTCTTCCTCTACTTTTGACTTTTTATCTGCAGCTAAtcgtttc containing:
- the LOC136080482 gene encoding protein SSXT-like, which encodes MSSAAFASTGNRRESITQASVQKMLDENTALIHAIIEYQNQGNAHECVQYQQLLHRNLIFLATLADSTINQQQQQQQQQQQQQQQQQPPPPLLQHSQQVQPQQPPHIQQSTGSISSQQQQVHQQQQMQHYQHAFQHQQMQQQQHQQQMQQHMQQQLLRTNALNNQMNNVTY